One Glutamicibacter mishrai genomic window carries:
- a CDS encoding MFS transporter, producing MPPSCSRRPDKYSRRAVLIVHPGADGRRHLISGFAFHLCEHRHRAPIPLSVLRYIQGFSAGGQSGGAALMAAEDAADQARDKFWAFPQLGFPASMLLASAVRAIFAAVVSP from the coding sequence ATGCCGCCAAGCTGTTCGCGCAGGCCTGACAAGTACAGCCGCCGAGCGGTACTGATCGTCCATCCAGGTGCCGATGGGCGTCGGCACCTCATTAGTGGGTTTGCTTTCCACCTATGCGAGCATCGGCATCGGGCTCCGATTCCCCTGAGCGTCCTGCGCTACATCCAGGGCTTCTCCGCCGGCGGCCAGTCGGGAGGTGCGGCATTGATGGCGGCGGAGGACGCGGCGGATCAAGCGCGCGACAAGTTCTGGGCCTTCCCGCAACTCGGGTTTCCGGCAAGCATGCTGCTGGCCTCCGCGGTCCGCGCCATATTTGCTGCCGTAGTTTCCCCGTAG
- a CDS encoding carboxylate-amine ligase, translating into MNRTFGIEEEFFLVDPSTAAPVPMSDPLSSQLLGLELPGTTVHRELLASQLEIVTGICASADEALEALVRRRAAIERICSEHHVLPFASGTSLQLPSATDFTTGQRYATIHEFVPGIAREHFINGLHIHVHIPDAAAGVRALNALRGWLPLIAGIGANSPIWNGELTGFASWRTVHYRRWSATGIPPAFATVHEYQQRVEDMIASGALLDPGHISWGARLSVNHPTIEVRAADTQMAAGESVALALLIRAIVDTASETDGSAVTAASEVLDLGLWQAAKSGVEGTYFDSESRTSVPVKAVIQRVLDYTGRALHRNGDEQFVANYLDSLANCGNGATRQRESWNQSGAKQVVADAAKLFAQA; encoded by the coding sequence ATGAACAGGACCTTTGGGATCGAGGAGGAATTCTTCCTCGTGGATCCGTCAACTGCCGCCCCGGTGCCGATGTCCGATCCGCTCAGCTCCCAGCTGCTTGGCCTGGAACTGCCGGGCACCACGGTCCACCGTGAACTGCTGGCCAGCCAGCTGGAAATCGTCACCGGAATCTGCGCCTCGGCGGACGAAGCCCTGGAAGCGCTGGTGCGGCGGCGCGCCGCCATTGAGCGGATATGCAGCGAACACCACGTGCTTCCCTTTGCTTCGGGAACGTCGCTGCAGCTGCCGAGCGCTACGGACTTCACCACGGGCCAGCGCTACGCGACCATTCATGAGTTCGTCCCGGGGATCGCCCGCGAGCATTTCATCAACGGGCTGCACATCCATGTGCATATCCCGGATGCCGCAGCCGGAGTCCGGGCGCTGAATGCCTTGCGCGGCTGGTTGCCGCTGATTGCGGGAATTGGCGCGAACTCTCCCATCTGGAACGGGGAACTGACGGGTTTCGCGTCATGGCGGACGGTGCACTACCGCAGATGGTCTGCGACAGGCATTCCGCCGGCTTTTGCGACAGTGCATGAATACCAGCAGCGGGTGGAGGACATGATTGCTTCCGGGGCGTTGCTCGATCCGGGCCACATTAGCTGGGGAGCCCGCTTGTCGGTGAACCATCCGACCATTGAAGTCCGCGCTGCGGACACGCAGATGGCAGCCGGCGAATCCGTGGCCCTGGCCCTGCTCATCCGGGCCATTGTGGATACCGCCTCGGAAACTGACGGCTCTGCCGTCACGGCAGCATCCGAAGTGCTTGACCTGGGCCTGTGGCAAGCAGCGAAATCGGGAGTGGAAGGCACTTATTTCGATAGCGAATCCAGGACCTCCGTGCCTGTCAAGGCCGTGATCCAGCGGGTGCTCGACTATACGGGCCGGGCATTGCATCGCAATGGCGATGAACAGTTCGTAGCCAATTACCTGGACTCACTCGCCAATTGTGGAAATGGAGCCACGCGCCAACGCGAGAGCTGGAACCAGAGCGGTGCGAAGCAGGTAGTCGCTGATGCCGCCAAGCTGTTCGCGCAGGCCTGA
- a CDS encoding YsnF/AvaK domain-containing protein: MISTEQLQELSAIGGTVIGPDGQKIGKFGQIFLDDRSGQPEWATVRTGLFGLSESFVPLSQATVAGDTLSVPYDKQTVKDAPNIDPEGQLTPEQEQELYHYYSLSYHEADQAAVQPGVPDTDARAEYSREDVRGPGAGAPRSSAVRSEEQPQVGTEGVETGKVRLRKHVVTRDAATTVPLSHGEARHEREPITDSAAAGTSGELAGDEQKAALDEERPAAKKAVDPVERVSLEEEAITEEERREAQLRMEQAQAEGWEGGRQTR; this comes from the coding sequence ATGATCAGCACAGAACAGCTTCAGGAACTCAGCGCAATTGGCGGCACCGTCATTGGCCCCGACGGCCAGAAGATCGGCAAATTCGGCCAGATTTTCCTTGATGACCGCAGCGGACAGCCGGAATGGGCGACGGTCCGCACCGGACTCTTCGGCCTCTCCGAGAGCTTCGTTCCGCTCAGCCAGGCGACCGTCGCAGGCGATACGCTCTCGGTGCCCTATGACAAGCAGACCGTCAAAGACGCCCCGAACATCGACCCCGAGGGCCAGCTCACGCCAGAGCAGGAGCAGGAGCTCTACCACTACTACAGCCTGTCCTATCATGAAGCGGACCAGGCCGCCGTGCAGCCGGGCGTTCCGGACACCGATGCCCGCGCCGAGTATTCGCGGGAAGACGTGCGCGGTCCGGGAGCCGGCGCTCCAAGGTCCTCTGCCGTCCGTTCCGAGGAGCAGCCGCAGGTGGGTACCGAAGGCGTGGAAACCGGCAAAGTGCGCCTGCGCAAGCACGTGGTCACCCGGGATGCGGCAACTACCGTGCCGTTAAGTCATGGGGAAGCGCGGCATGAGCGCGAGCCCATCACGGATTCCGCAGCCGCCGGCACAAGCGGCGAACTGGCTGGGGACGAGCAGAAGGCGGCCTTGGACGAGGAACGCCCCGCTGCAAAGAAGGCTGTTGATCCGGTCGAGCGAGTCAGCCTGGAAGAGGAAGCAATCACCGAGGAAGAGCGCCGCGAAGCGCAATTGCGCATGGAACAGGCGCAAGCCGAGGGCTGGGAAGGCGGCCGGCAGACCCGCTAG
- a CDS encoding DUF4383 domain-containing protein produces the protein MEHPNDPVIATRPLVQKAALAVGIVFFLVGVLGFIPGITTNYESLSGAGHHSEAKLLGIFQVSYLHNAVHLLFGVAGYLMARTVPAARSYLIGGGIIYLALWVYGLVIDFDSAANFIPLNDADNWLHLGLGALMIVLGLLLSRKATGQHRDPHTA, from the coding sequence ATGGAACATCCAAACGATCCTGTCATAGCAACACGTCCGCTGGTGCAAAAGGCCGCATTAGCGGTCGGCATCGTGTTCTTCCTGGTCGGCGTCCTCGGATTCATTCCGGGAATCACCACCAACTACGAATCGCTCTCTGGTGCCGGCCACCACTCTGAAGCTAAGCTGCTGGGAATTTTCCAGGTCTCGTACCTGCACAATGCCGTGCATCTGCTCTTCGGTGTCGCCGGCTACCTGATGGCGCGAACCGTGCCTGCTGCCCGCAGCTACCTCATTGGCGGCGGAATCATCTACCTGGCCCTGTGGGTCTACGGGCTGGTCATTGATTTCGACAGCGCCGCCAACTTCATCCCGCTGAACGATGCCGATAATTGGCTGCATCTGGGGCTCGGTGCGCTCATGATCGTCTTGGGATTGCTCCTCTCCCGCAAGGCGACCGGACAGCATCGGGACCCGCACACGGCTTGA
- a CDS encoding DUF4193 family protein, translating to MAADYDEVRPDFAAASEKTLKDVQQADAPDAKSVAAELEETDLSDGVELPGAIVEEELSVEVLPQAADEFLCASCFTIRHRSQAVQKTGLGVICRDCASELA from the coding sequence ATGGCTGCAGATTATGACGAGGTTCGTCCGGATTTCGCCGCGGCGTCCGAGAAGACGCTCAAGGACGTGCAACAAGCCGATGCCCCCGACGCGAAGAGCGTTGCGGCCGAGCTTGAAGAAACCGACCTTTCCGATGGCGTGGAGCTCCCTGGCGCCATCGTCGAGGAAGAGCTGAGCGTTGAAGTCCTTCCGCAAGCAGCGGATGAGTTCCTCTGCGCCAGCTGCTTCACTATCCGCCATCGCAGCCAAGCCGTGCAGAAGACTGGCCTAGGCGTCATCTGCCGCGACTGCGCCAGCGAACTCGCCTAG
- a CDS encoding type 1 glutamine amidotransferase domain-containing protein, protein MPDLAGKKVLAAVSNRGVEQDELKKPVEHLRQAGAEVVIAAPEAGQVKSLVGDWDLGEVFEASEALAAVDEQDFDLLLIPGGTLNADNLRLDADAQRIAKSFAGSGRPIASICHGPWLLVETGLAKDKTLTSYTSIKTDVVNAGGTWKDEQVFRCPANGYVLITSRNPDDLDAFSSAIAEELSS, encoded by the coding sequence ATGCCAGATCTAGCAGGCAAGAAAGTCCTTGCGGCAGTTTCCAACCGCGGAGTCGAGCAGGATGAGCTGAAGAAGCCAGTGGAGCACTTGCGCCAAGCCGGTGCTGAGGTGGTGATCGCGGCCCCGGAGGCCGGCCAGGTCAAGTCGCTGGTTGGCGATTGGGATCTGGGGGAGGTCTTCGAAGCCAGCGAAGCACTGGCGGCAGTGGACGAGCAGGATTTCGACCTGCTGCTGATCCCCGGCGGAACGCTGAATGCCGACAACCTCCGCTTGGACGCCGACGCCCAGCGCATTGCCAAGTCCTTTGCCGGTTCAGGCCGGCCGATCGCTTCCATCTGCCATGGGCCATGGCTGCTGGTGGAAACCGGATTAGCCAAGGACAAGACCTTGACCTCATACACCTCGATCAAGACCGATGTGGTCAATGCCGGCGGCACCTGGAAGGACGAACAGGTTTTCCGCTGCCCGGCGAACGGCTACGTGCTGATTACCTCGCGTAATCCGGACGACCTCGACGCGTTCAGCAGTGCCATTGCCGAGGAGCTCAGCTCCTAG
- a CDS encoding IclR family transcriptional regulator, whose amino-acid sequence MRSRVGQRLPLSRTGIGKALLLVTPERWEATFDSESPVEQATHQTKEAFLSRMKTYASEGIALDLEDNEPGIRCVAAPIRDGSGQIIAAISMSATNPYMLDERMKALKSVMGSTAAQISRKLGYSGKTF is encoded by the coding sequence ATGCGCTCACGCGTAGGACAACGCTTGCCACTAAGCCGTACGGGCATCGGCAAGGCCTTGTTACTAGTCACTCCTGAACGCTGGGAAGCGACCTTTGACTCTGAGTCACCGGTGGAACAGGCCACCCATCAAACTAAAGAGGCTTTCTTGAGCCGTATGAAAACCTACGCCAGTGAAGGAATCGCTCTGGACTTAGAAGACAATGAACCCGGGATCCGTTGCGTAGCTGCGCCTATCCGTGATGGTAGCGGTCAAATCATTGCCGCCATCAGCATGTCAGCTACTAACCCCTATATGCTTGATGAACGGATGAAGGCGCTCAAATCAGTCATGGGCTCTACCGCTGCCCAGATATCCCGAAAGTTAGGTTACTCGGGCAAGACATTCTAG
- a CDS encoding response regulator: protein MSATVLIVEDDVQIARALLVNLRARGYRTLHAATGVQCLQLTADEHPDVVLLDLGLPDLEGGEVIDGIRGWSTMPIIVVSARHDSHSKVDALDRGADDFVTKPFAMDELLARLRAALRRALPDPRHAVVETSDGRLRIDLASHSVSVNGEAVRLTKLEWRVLEVLASNPHRLIGGSELLTTVWGPEYGAEANYLRVYMSQLRTKLEPEPSNPRYFLTELGMGYRFTP, encoded by the coding sequence ATGAGCGCTACGGTACTAATCGTTGAAGATGACGTTCAGATAGCCCGCGCCCTGCTGGTCAATCTGAGGGCACGCGGTTACCGCACGCTCCACGCTGCCACCGGAGTGCAATGTCTGCAGTTGACGGCCGATGAACATCCTGATGTGGTTTTACTCGATTTGGGATTACCCGACCTTGAAGGTGGGGAAGTGATTGACGGGATTCGTGGGTGGTCAACGATGCCGATAATTGTTGTCTCTGCCCGCCATGATTCACATAGCAAAGTGGATGCATTGGACCGTGGCGCCGATGACTTTGTCACCAAACCATTTGCCATGGATGAATTACTGGCCCGGTTACGCGCTGCACTACGCCGCGCACTGCCAGACCCACGCCATGCAGTTGTGGAAACCTCTGATGGGCGGTTGCGCATTGACCTTGCCAGTCACTCGGTGAGCGTTAATGGTGAGGCGGTGCGGTTGACCAAGCTGGAATGGCGCGTGTTGGAAGTACTGGCCAGCAATCCTCATCGGTTGATTGGCGGTAGCGAGTTACTGACCACGGTATGGGGCCCAGAATATGGGGCGGAAGCGAATTACCTGCGGGTGTACATGTCGCAGCTACGCACCAAGTTAGAACCAGAACCTTCTAACCCACGATACTTTTTGACCGAGCTTGGTATGGGTTATCGCTTTACGCCGTAG
- a CDS encoding ATP-binding protein, translating to MDVSTTPPSTHPLIIVALSGHAGSEVLFRQALVQASQLPDAELMAVHVLERGTRATRSEKDAELARLRELVEESGATWHMVLGQDICQALLGFARSTQATHLVVSGVLAGMSNRRLTQQVSLHLLQQATAPTDPQIVIFPGHQEAKKTARFTPQKSRAVHRPRGPRWIFGWILALIGPPLIGIGFVQGSDEGELLTLNFLGQLTLVVFVALLGGWWPAVTAALLGTGILNWYFTPPTGQWHIHEPLNVVALVLFLLVAAGVARVVDVEVRRTTEAGLARHQADILFELSGGVIREGLSVPALLERLCRSYALRGAALVHQSTGSTVASAGEPPSSHETSDYVITVDTEHTLLIDGTPREASDQGVFEAFAGRIAAVLQQRELAEARLKAQELSAGNAMRTALLAAVSHDLRTPLSGIKASVSSLRMQDVVLSEEDTATLLATIEDSTDQLSERIEDLLNMSRIQAGELVVRRSPIQVEDLVASAMRDAAGQVNPDRLQIQLPEDCPRVRTDYGLAVRVLANLMENAVRHGGNGTVQLQADSTDSEVKILVIDHGTGVPQTEKDRIFRPFQRNGDRNNNSGLGLGLAVARGLAQGMDGHVNVEDTPGGGATMVFTLPIFKEEL from the coding sequence ATGGATGTGTCGACTACTCCGCCGTCAACTCACCCCCTCATTATTGTGGCGCTCTCGGGGCATGCGGGGTCTGAAGTATTGTTCCGCCAAGCACTAGTGCAAGCCTCACAGTTACCTGATGCAGAACTGATGGCAGTCCACGTCCTTGAACGGGGAACTCGTGCAACAAGAAGCGAAAAAGATGCTGAACTGGCACGCTTGCGTGAACTCGTGGAAGAATCTGGCGCCACTTGGCATATGGTCCTTGGCCAAGACATCTGTCAGGCACTGCTTGGATTTGCTCGAAGCACACAGGCCACGCACCTCGTGGTTTCCGGGGTGCTCGCAGGAATGAGCAACCGCCGACTAACTCAGCAGGTATCTCTTCACCTACTGCAGCAGGCCACTGCGCCAACAGATCCACAAATAGTGATCTTTCCTGGTCACCAAGAAGCGAAGAAGACTGCCCGCTTTACACCTCAGAAGTCTCGGGCAGTGCATCGTCCCCGTGGACCCCGGTGGATATTCGGATGGATCCTGGCCCTCATCGGTCCGCCACTCATTGGTATTGGCTTCGTGCAAGGAAGTGATGAAGGTGAACTGCTCACCCTGAACTTCTTAGGTCAGCTGACTCTAGTGGTCTTTGTGGCGCTTTTGGGCGGTTGGTGGCCTGCCGTGACTGCCGCCTTGCTGGGCACCGGAATTCTAAACTGGTATTTCACCCCACCCACCGGGCAGTGGCATATTCATGAGCCACTCAATGTGGTGGCACTAGTGCTCTTCTTATTGGTTGCGGCTGGGGTGGCCCGGGTTGTTGACGTGGAAGTCAGGCGCACTACCGAAGCAGGGCTAGCCCGACACCAAGCGGACATCCTATTTGAGCTGTCTGGTGGTGTGATTCGTGAGGGCTTGAGCGTTCCAGCCCTCCTGGAGAGGCTCTGCCGCTCCTATGCATTACGCGGGGCTGCGCTGGTTCACCAAAGCACCGGGTCTACGGTGGCTTCGGCGGGAGAACCGCCTAGCAGCCACGAGACCAGTGACTATGTAATCACCGTGGACACTGAACATACACTGCTCATTGACGGGACTCCGCGAGAGGCTTCGGATCAGGGGGTCTTTGAGGCTTTTGCTGGGCGAATCGCCGCGGTGTTGCAACAGCGGGAACTTGCTGAGGCACGTCTGAAAGCCCAAGAATTATCTGCTGGAAACGCGATGCGCACGGCCTTGCTTGCTGCCGTATCCCATGACCTACGCACCCCACTATCAGGGATCAAAGCTTCGGTCTCTAGCCTTCGCATGCAAGATGTGGTGCTCAGCGAAGAAGACACCGCAACGCTACTGGCCACCATTGAGGATTCAACGGACCAACTCAGTGAACGAATCGAGGATTTGCTAAATATGAGTCGAATTCAGGCCGGTGAATTGGTGGTCCGCCGTAGTCCCATTCAAGTTGAAGACTTGGTGGCTTCGGCAATGCGTGATGCGGCTGGGCAGGTGAATCCGGACCGCCTGCAAATCCAGCTTCCAGAGGACTGCCCGCGGGTACGTACAGACTACGGGTTGGCAGTGAGAGTGCTAGCCAACCTCATGGAAAATGCGGTGCGTCATGGCGGGAACGGTACGGTGCAATTACAGGCAGATTCCACCGACTCCGAGGTAAAGATCCTTGTCATTGACCACGGTACCGGGGTTCCACAAACAGAAAAAGACAGGATCTTCCGTCCCTTCCAACGGAACGGAGACCGGAACAATAACAGCGGGTTGGGCCTGGGATTAGCCGTAGCTCGTGGCCTGGCCCAGGGCATGGACGGTCACGTGAATGTGGAAGATACTCCCGGCGGTGGGGCCACTATGGTCTTTACCCTGCCGATATTCAAGGAAGAACTATGA
- a CDS encoding amino acid permease — MCLSGLDYFSTLGYQPAIAALAAGALAPFATLILVAVTLFAALPVYRRVASESPHGQGSIAMLERLMPHWKGKVFVLVLLGFAATDFMITATLSAADASAHLIENPFTPSWFTGKEVPITLVLLILLGALFLRGFTEVIWIAVTLVFSFLALNLVIIAVSAANIIGHPVAVTNWLDSLFTAHGDPMMMLLVCLIVFPKLALGLSGFETGVAVMPQISKAPGDTEANPAGRIKGAKKLLTTAALIMSGFLVLSSIVTTVLIPAAEFQPGGSANGRALSWLAHHLMGDGFGTVYDVSTILILWFAGASALAGLLNLIPRYLPRFGMAPAWASAVRPLVLVVLLVAIGITIHFKASVDAQGAAYATGVLVLMSSAAIAVTISARRRGEKGKALLFGATSLVFIYTTVVNCVERPDGLKIAAFFIAAVLVVSLLSRFRRSTELRATSVMFDDCAVEIIRKASSAGLLRLIAHEPVKISKRRYLHKHQHAILASHIPQRAPVVFLEIKVSDYSDFAQDIEVRGITRHGQWILEATAPSVSTSIAAIAMAIRDNYEVMPHIYFRWTEGNPLLNLAKFIFLGQGEIAPLTREVLREAEPNLQRRPWVHVG, encoded by the coding sequence ATGTGCCTGTCGGGTTTGGACTACTTTTCCACGCTTGGCTACCAGCCGGCCATTGCCGCACTGGCCGCAGGTGCGCTAGCTCCTTTTGCCACTTTGATCCTTGTTGCCGTCACGCTATTCGCGGCCCTGCCCGTGTATCGCAGGGTTGCTAGCGAATCACCACATGGCCAAGGCTCGATCGCCATGCTGGAAAGGCTCATGCCTCATTGGAAGGGCAAAGTCTTTGTCCTAGTGCTCTTGGGCTTCGCAGCAACCGACTTCATGATCACCGCGACGCTCTCCGCGGCTGACGCTTCGGCTCACCTGATTGAAAACCCCTTCACACCCAGCTGGTTCACCGGCAAAGAAGTACCCATCACCTTAGTGTTGCTGATCCTGCTCGGCGCTCTCTTCCTACGTGGCTTCACCGAGGTCATTTGGATTGCCGTCACCTTGGTCTTCTCCTTCTTAGCCTTGAACCTCGTGATCATTGCCGTATCAGCAGCCAACATCATCGGGCACCCAGTCGCTGTCACCAATTGGCTAGATTCCCTGTTCACTGCACACGGGGATCCCATGATGATGCTTCTGGTCTGCCTGATTGTTTTCCCCAAGCTGGCACTGGGCCTATCTGGTTTTGAGACCGGTGTCGCCGTGATGCCACAGATTTCTAAGGCACCCGGCGATACCGAAGCCAATCCTGCAGGACGTATTAAGGGTGCAAAGAAGTTACTGACCACAGCTGCTCTGATCATGAGTGGCTTCCTCGTACTGTCGTCCATCGTGACCACAGTGCTGATCCCTGCCGCAGAATTCCAACCCGGAGGCTCTGCCAACGGCCGAGCCCTATCCTGGCTGGCTCATCACCTGATGGGTGACGGATTCGGCACCGTCTACGACGTATCAACCATTTTGATTTTGTGGTTTGCCGGTGCTTCGGCGCTCGCCGGACTGCTCAACCTCATCCCGCGCTACCTGCCACGTTTTGGTATGGCTCCGGCATGGGCCAGTGCCGTGCGCCCACTGGTACTGGTGGTCTTGTTGGTAGCTATCGGCATCACCATTCACTTCAAGGCCAGCGTTGACGCGCAGGGTGCAGCCTATGCCACCGGTGTTTTGGTGTTGATGAGTTCTGCGGCCATCGCGGTCACCATTTCGGCACGACGCCGAGGCGAAAAGGGTAAGGCACTGCTTTTCGGGGCAACCAGTCTGGTCTTCATTTACACGACGGTGGTCAACTGTGTTGAGCGTCCAGATGGTCTAAAGATTGCTGCGTTCTTCATCGCAGCGGTGCTTGTCGTGTCGTTGCTCTCCCGCTTCCGTCGCTCCACCGAACTTCGAGCCACCTCAGTGATGTTTGATGACTGCGCGGTAGAAATCATTCGCAAGGCTAGTAGTGCAGGGTTGCTACGACTCATTGCCCATGAGCCGGTCAAGATTTCTAAGCGGCGCTATCTGCATAAGCATCAGCATGCCATCTTGGCTAGCCATATCCCCCAGCGGGCCCCCGTGGTGTTCTTGGAAATCAAGGTCAGCGACTATTCGGACTTTGCTCAAGATATTGAGGTACGCGGTATTACCCGTCATGGCCAGTGGATCCTTGAAGCAACAGCACCGTCAGTGTCCACCTCCATTGCGGCCATTGCCATGGCTATCCGAGATAACTACGAGGTAATGCCACACATCTACTTCCGTTGGACCGAAGGCAACCCGCTGCTCAACCTCGCCAAGTTCATCTTCCTTGGACAGGGTGAGATTGCACCGCTGACCCGTGAAGTCCTACGTGAAGCAGAGCCGAATCTGCAACGGCGCCCATGGGTCCACGTGGGTTAG
- a CDS encoding SDR family NAD(P)-dependent oxidoreductase, which yields MKTLDNKVAVITGGGSGIGAEIARLFAQHGAKIAILDRDAAAGDGVVGRLQATGTVAIFRAVDVTSSESMRIAFDSIVDELGGIDILVTAAGILDEKPFVDMTEHDFDRTIDIDLKGVFLAGRWAVDHMKQRGGGRIINIASQLGIKGGTGLVHYVAAKAGVIGMTKAMALELAGENILVNAIAPGPIETPLLNGVTEEWKKAKQKELPLGRFGTPAEIAPTALLLASSPGGDIYVGQTLGPNSGDVMP from the coding sequence ATGAAGACGCTAGACAATAAGGTCGCAGTCATCACCGGCGGCGGCAGTGGAATTGGAGCCGAGATTGCCCGACTCTTCGCACAGCATGGTGCCAAGATTGCCATCCTAGATCGCGATGCTGCGGCGGGGGATGGTGTGGTTGGTCGGCTCCAAGCTACGGGAACTGTTGCGATATTCAGAGCGGTTGATGTGACTAGCTCGGAGTCGATGCGCATCGCGTTTGACTCTATTGTTGATGAGCTAGGTGGCATTGATATTTTGGTGACGGCTGCCGGAATCCTTGATGAGAAGCCATTCGTTGACATGACCGAGCACGATTTTGACCGGACCATCGATATCGACCTAAAAGGTGTATTTCTGGCAGGGCGCTGGGCTGTTGATCACATGAAACAACGTGGAGGCGGCCGCATCATCAATATCGCCTCACAGTTGGGAATCAAGGGTGGTACTGGATTAGTGCATTATGTGGCGGCCAAGGCTGGGGTCATTGGTATGACCAAGGCGATGGCCTTGGAGCTTGCCGGTGAGAACATACTGGTAAATGCCATCGCTCCTGGACCTATTGAAACGCCTTTGCTCAACGGGGTCACTGAGGAATGGAAAAAGGCGAAACAGAAGGAATTACCACTGGGCCGATTTGGTACTCCGGCGGAAATTGCTCCTACCGCTTTGTTGCTTGCTTCGTCTCCTGGCGGCGACATATATGTTGGCCAGACGCTGGGGCCCAACAGCGGCGATGTAATGCCGTAG
- a CDS encoding SDR family NAD(P)-dependent oxidoreductase: protein MTVQRDDGLEGKVALISGGASGIGQALAIAYARAGARSVVNYFPQDPHDAQETVKAVANIGGECIAVAADVRSTEDCNGLADAAIKHFGRLDIAVAAAGILRRDPLGQMEDKAWSDMLDVDLTGVMRVFRAASSKMTDGGAVVATSSIAGGVYGWEEHAHYAAAKSGVLGLCRSLAVELAPRKIRVNSVIPGLIRSPQSMDAKNSLGDAGLDAAGNIIPWGRVGTVDEAARTIRFLTSDDSAYMTGQQLIVDGGLTVRWPS, encoded by the coding sequence ATGACGGTACAACGTGACGACGGCCTAGAAGGTAAAGTTGCGCTAATTTCCGGAGGAGCAAGCGGGATTGGACAGGCCTTAGCAATTGCTTATGCCAGAGCCGGTGCACGCAGCGTGGTCAACTATTTTCCACAAGATCCGCATGATGCTCAGGAAACGGTAAAGGCAGTAGCGAATATAGGTGGCGAGTGCATTGCTGTTGCCGCCGATGTGCGAAGTACAGAAGATTGCAATGGACTCGCCGACGCCGCTATCAAGCACTTTGGACGCCTTGATATTGCAGTAGCGGCTGCTGGCATTCTCCGACGGGATCCACTGGGACAGATGGAAGATAAAGCTTGGTCAGACATGCTAGATGTGGATCTTACTGGGGTAATGCGCGTGTTCAGAGCTGCTTCTTCCAAGATGACTGATGGCGGTGCGGTGGTTGCAACATCATCCATCGCTGGTGGGGTTTATGGATGGGAAGAACATGCTCATTACGCCGCAGCAAAATCCGGAGTTCTCGGACTTTGTCGCTCGCTAGCAGTCGAGCTTGCTCCACGGAAGATTCGAGTCAATTCAGTAATCCCGGGTCTCATCCGTAGCCCACAATCCATGGACGCAAAGAATTCGCTTGGCGACGCGGGACTGGACGCGGCCGGCAACATCATTCCGTGGGGAAGAGTCGGAACTGTTGATGAGGCAGCCCGAACCATTCGCTTCCTCACTAGCGATGATTCAGCGTATATGACTGGACAACAATTAATTGTTGATGGCGGGCTAACTGTTCGCTGGCCAAGCTGA